In a single window of the Gadus macrocephalus chromosome 6, ASM3116895v1 genome:
- the LOC132459040 gene encoding SCAN domain-containing protein 3-like: MEQSPLASVLGHLAQTAERQTQLQQALPVGGPLLGRRPGGHAGATRLRDRLGLSPEEHRRRFQALAFIDGVRPFTYAQQLRDQARRWLGPERNTQEEIVEQVGLERFVEGLPTRTSTWIRYHQPGSLSAAVNIGEGHLAPPLSDRRPPIPQTGAAGLQPDRPIPGPRARWGGGPSQEQAHSAPSHPIPQKGTQTAGEACWRCRQPGHLRIRGGGGRFSTRGPSAEIPTGGRFPPRAVS, from the coding sequence ATGGAACAATCGCCATTGGCTAGTGTCCTCGGACACCTGGCACAAACAGCAGAGCGTCAGACCCAGCTACAGCAGGCCCTCCCGGTCGGCGGCCCGCTCCTTGGCCGCCGACCGGGAGGCCATGCGGGAGCTACTCGGCTCCGGGACCGGTTGGGCCTAAGCCCGGAGGAACATCGCCGCCGGTTCCAGGCCCTGGCCTTCATCGACGGCGTCCGGCCCTTCACCTATGCCCAGCAGCTGCGGGACCAGGCGAGGAGGTGGCTGGGcccagaaagaaacacacaggaGGAGATAGTGGAGCAGGTTGGCCTGGAGAGGTTCGTCGAGGGGCTTCCGACCAGAACATCAACCTGGATCCGGTACCACCAGCCCGGGAGCCTCTCGGCGGCCGTCAACATCGGGGAGGGCCACCTGGCTCCCCCTCTGTCGGACCGACGACCGCCGATCCCGCAGACCGGTGCAGCAGGCCTGCAGCCGGACAGGCCCATCCCGGGGCCGAGggcgagatggggggggggtcccagtcAGGAGCAGGCACATAGTGCACCTTCCCACCCCATCCCGCAGAAGGGCACTCAGACGGCAGGGGAGGCGTGTTGGAGGTGCAGACAGCCGGGCCACCTTCGGATcaggggaggaggcgggaggttCTCAACCCGAGGTCCAAGCGCCGAGATTCCCACCGGTGGACGATTTCCCCCTCGAGCAGTCTCGTGA